Sequence from the Pogoniulus pusillus isolate bPogPus1 chromosome 16, bPogPus1.pri, whole genome shotgun sequence genome:
TGGCAATTCCTGTGCTCTGGGAGTTCCTCAAGAAGTATCCTTCTCCACAAGTAGCCAGGGCTGCAGACTGgagagaaatggcagagctgctcaaaCCTCTTGGCCTCTACGAGCTCAGAGCCAAAACTATCATCAGGTTCTCAGGTGGGTTTTCTAGAGATGGCTGTGGAGGGGTCTGAACTATGCTGGTGAGAcaaagagcagtgctgagctttgCCTTGTGTGGCAAATGGTTCATTTCCTGCAGCTTTGGGATAGATTGGGCTcacaccatgaggatggtgaggcactggaacaggttgctcagagaagctgtggaggctccaaccctggaagtgttcagagcCCGGTTGGATAGAGCCTTGAGCATGCTGGTGTAATAGGTGTCCTGtccgtggcagggggctggaactggatagtctttgaggtgccttccaactcaaaccactgtGATTGTgtgtgcaaagctgctgaggacaaAGTGCCAGAAACACAGAGTTCCACAGGAGACCTTTGCCCAGGAGACTTCTCTGagtggagaaaaacaaaaatgccTGCAGGGCTGTTCTGTGCTAaggtggctctgctctgtgctgccacagGTCGCCTCCAGAaagcccttccagcctggatatTTTCAGTCATCCTGCCATGTTTTACACTGAGTTattcctctgcaggctctggggagagagatggaattAAACTGACTCTTGGTGATTTCAGAGGTGTTTAAGCTGTCCCCTACAGGACGCCATTGCCTGCCCTCCCCAGGAAATAGCCCAGAGCTGTGTTTGGCACTGCAGACACTGCTGAGGGAGGCATGTGGCCCTGAtggggtgctgagggccctgTCTGTGTTGCAGGTGAGTACCTGAGCAAGCGCTGGCGCTACCCCATCGAGCTGCATGGCATTGGCAAGTATGGCAACGACTCCTACCGCATCTTCTGTGTCAATGAATGGCAGGAGGTGGGTGCTGTGCCCTTGGCCTCTCTTGGGCTAACAGCAGCTTTTCTCATTCAGAATTGtaccctccccagtgctgaagCCCTAATTGAAGGTGACTGTCACCTTGAGTGGGGGTTTTCTGCAACTTAGCTTCactgttttctctcttgctctcttaaTGGTGGCTAAAAGTCCAGTTAAGAATGAAGctccctgtgatcctgtcatcCCACTAGCATATCAGATCAGTGTTGGTGGGGCttttgccatggcagggggctgaggAACATCTCTAAGGGcttgtgctgctttccagcacagTCTTCCCTCTTGATTCACAGAGGTGGGTGGTTTTGGGGCTGACCAAGCACAGTACCCCATGATTTATATGCTGGTGGAGGCCTGTCCGCTGCTCCCAGGGAGGTACTGGGGGGTTGCTGAGCCTAGGCCAGAGCAGTGGATGCTGTAGCAATGGGTACTGGAGCAGGCATCTAAGGCTTCTGCTGTGTTGCAGGTGCAGCCACAGGACCACAAGCTGAACGTGTACCACACGTGGCTCTCGGAGAACCGGGAGAGGCTGAGCATCGGCTGAGCATGgaacaagcagcagctgccagcagcaccttggCTCCTCTGTTTCTGTGCGTGTGCCACCAGCTCGGCTGCCGCGGGCCCGGCcgcttcccttctctttttcttaaaTAAAAGTTGCCAGGTTTTGTGGCATCTGCTGCCGTGGGGCGGGGCCGACGCACGGGCCGGGGATAGTCCGCGGTGCTCCGAGCCGCCGTCTGCCTTGGGCCAGGCGTGAGCAGCTGCCGCTGTCCAGCCAGGCCCGGGCCTGCGACAAGTGGCTGCTGCCACTCGCAAGCCCGGCGGGGTCGGATCACTTCTTTAAGTGCCACACCCCAGCAGGGCTCCTCTGTCGCTGCTCGGCCGGAGACAGGCCGCCGGTACCCAGGTCGTTGCCGTCGCACCGGCACCCGAGCGGcccctcccctgcagccaggcGGGGCCGGGGCCTCGGGGAGCGCCCTGCCTTGCCGCCAGGGGGCGCCGCTCGCCCAGCGGGACTGGCGGAAGCAGCCCTCCCGGGCACCGCTGGCCGAAGTGACGTCAGGCAGGTCCTGGCAGCCTCGTATGATCCGCGTGGTTCTAGACAGGGTGCGAACGTTGACCCTTTCTCCCGAGCCATCCCCGGTGAGCAGCCTCCGCTACAAGCAGCGCTAGGCAGCGGGCCCGTGCCCCGGAAGGAGCCGCTGTCCCGCCCTGTGCAGCCGTGGACCATACGGACCTGGCAGGACCGCCCACGTATCCCATAAACCCCTGCGCGCGGGCACACCTCCCTCTCTCGGCGGCGCCGGCGGTGACCGCGCTCCCGGTGAGTTCCATCCGCCGCCATCCGCTCCCATCCCCAGCGCTGCGCTCCTTCGGGCCCGGCACGGTTATACCCCGCGGGCGCACCCCCTTCCCTCTGCTACCTATTCGGGCCGGGGCGCGGGGAGCCGGTCCGCCAGGCACAGGCGCGGCGATCCTGCTTGGGACGGGCGAGAAAAGGCTCCGGCCGGGTACCGGAGCGTGCTGCGCGGCCGCGGCGCGGGTAGTCCCGGCGGCTGCGCGCCCACGGCCACAGAGCGGCGTCACGAGTGCGCTGGGCGGCGCTGGGGCGGGGGCCATAGAGACGTGGCCGGCGTCGCGCGTGTCGTCGAGCCGGAGAGGTTGAGGTAAAATGGGTTCGATGTTGGTGTTGAGGAGGCTGCGTCGGCTGGTGGGAACTGAGCAGCGGTCGTTGCAGCTGAACCTAGCGTGGGTTCGCCATGGGCGAGGTTGGGTCACGGCCGGCTCGCAGAGCAGGAGTCgcacttgggttggaagggctctgcagccgtTCGGGCTGCAGGACGTGTGGGGAACGTAGCGCCAGCGGCGGTGGAAGGGCCTGAGCAAAGCATCACCTCCCCGGATCGCATCTGGAGGGCTCCCAGTGCTCTTCCAGCTTCGGAATCGGGAGGCAGAGCCACTGCAGGCGATACCCATTCCCTCGCCCGTCTCCCGAGTGGCCCGCGAGGGAAGAGAGTCTGCCACACGGGCTGGCGCTGGGAGCGTCTCACCGCGGTGTGGGACCTCCCTGCttagccagctctgctgcccctaGGCACCATGCCCGCCCTCAGGCCGCTCGTGAAGCCTAAAATCGTCAAGAAGAGGACCAAGAAGTTCATCCGGCACCAGTCTGATCGCTATGTCAAGATCAAGGTaatagggctggggaggttgACTGGAAAATGGATCCTGGGGCTTTCGGAGGTGGTGGCCTGTTGGGCTGGTGGTGACCTGAGGGGTTGGCACTAAAGCTGGCACAGCAGGTCTATTTGAGTTGTCACCTCGGGGCAGATGGTTTCAGGCTTCATTCCAGAGCTGTTCGATGTTGTCTCATTTGTCCAGCGCAACTGGCGCAAGCCGAGAGGTATCGACAACCGTGTCCGCCGGCGCTTCAAGGGGCAGATCCTGATGCCCAACATTGGCTATGGCAGCAACAAGAAGACAAAGCACATGCTGCCCACGGGCTTCAGAAAGTTCCTGGTCCACAACGtcaaggagctggaggtgctgatgaTGAGCAACAAGTGAGTCTGTGGGGCCTGTGAGCTCCATCCTCATGGAGCCAGTGCCCATCTCCAGATGGCACTGAGTTGGAGGGTGAAGAGCCGGGGGGAGGTGAGGGATGTTCTTTCTTTTGTGCTCTTCAAAGTTAGCTTTGATTtcttactgctgcttctgctggtgtGCATCAGATGTGCTGGGCCAAAACGCACTGTTCAGTgctggcaggcagtgctggcccAGCGTCACTCTGATCTGGGTTATTGAGCCTGGAGGAATGCCCCTGGAGCCATtctagtggcctttcagtgctgaaaggggccaatcagaaagctggggacagccctttgagcagggcctcttgcgacaggacagggggtatggtttgaactcaaagagggagatcgagagtggagagaagggggaaatgttaggcactgagggtggggagagcctagcccaggttgcctagggaggtgggaGCCGGCTGGAACCAGAGcaagtcaggttgtttgggctctgagcaacctgctgtgattgggaatgtccctgctgattgcaacAAGGGGTGCATACgatgacctttgagatcccttcaACCCAAACTTTATGGTCAGAAGTGCAGCACCAGGTCTGTTCagatgcaggctgcagctgcttgagACACTTTGGAAACAAGGTAATGAGCTAATTACCACCATTGGAAGCTGCCcccccacagcagcaaaggcagcagagtcgatgagctgctgctgcagcgcaGGGTGGGCTGGGCATGGCAGCAAGGGTGGCGCTTGTGCGGTGACACTTTGGTGCTCTtttggcactgccagggccagCTCTGGCCAGCTTTGCGGAATGCTGAGGCTGACGCGAGGTCTCTTgctgccaggtccttctgcgCAGAGATCGCCCACAACGTGTCCTCCAAGAACCGCAAGGTGATCGTGGAGCGCGCGGCACAGCTGGCCATCAAGGTCACCAACCCCAATGCCCGCCTGCGCAGCGAGGAGAACGAGTGAGGACCACGGCCCCGCGTCTCAATAAAGAGTCAAACCAAATCGGCACCGGCTCCTGCTCacctgcctgccacagccaggggAGGGATGTGGCTACTGCTGTCCTGCCTGCGACAGCCAGGGAaggcctgtggctgctgccGGTGGGGGCAGCAGGCCCTGGGTGGCCCTAGCAGTGTGTCTGGGATAGTGACATGCTCACTCCTGGGCCCCCATAGCTGAGACTCCAGGAGTGCTCCTGGCTGACAAGCAGGTTTATTTttggcagcactcagctgctctttcACACAGCACTAAATACTTTTCACTCAAGCACTCTGTCAAAAAAGGAGAAAGCGAGGTGCAGCTCCATGTCTCCAGCAGTGCAGGGTggtggccctgctctgagctgctgctgtctcctctgtCTCTTAAGGCTTCTTGTCCTCCACAAAGTAGGCTGTGAACACCACAGCTGCTGTGAAGCAAGTTTTCAGATGACAGAAGTGTGTTAGGGGGGGCTGCTGGTGTGCTTGTGCCTGTGGTGGGTAGCTTCCCCCTCTGGCTGCTGTAACAccgagcagctctgcacacacctGCTGGTATtgggcagccacagcacagcacctTCACTGCTGGTCATCACACAAACgctgagctgctgggaacaGAAGGCAGAGGCGGAAACTGAGTCCAGTGTGCTGCTTGTTCTGGAAGGCATCTGGTTGAGGTATTCTGCAGGCAACACTACATCAAGCAAGATCTCTCATGCTGCTCAGACACTGTGGGCACCAAGCTGTTGGAGCCCGTGCCATGAACTGGCCCCGGGTAGAAGCCTGTGGGATGGGGCAAGGCCCTTTCccatgcagctctgccagcatgaGTGCCCTTTGAAACAGGGCCTGTGGGCACGATGAGCCTTCAGCCACGTTTTGAAGTTAAACACTACAAATCCATTCTTCAGGCAGCTGGGGACACAAAGTGCAGGTGCAGTGCTTCAAAACCTGGAACTTGGTACTACAGTAaggaaaggctccaggcagtGGTTTCCCTTTGCCATGGAACCACATTCATGTTGTACACCTCCTAAACTTGCGAAGAAAGCAGGACTGGGGTGTTCCTGCCCCGCCCTAGGTAAGGGCATCACTTTccagctctctgcacagctggaaCCAGCCATTGCCTcctgctggtgcccagtgacatgCAGGGGGTTGTCGACCAGCTGGGTGATGTGGCTGCACTGGGTGAGTGCCCTGagggcaggagggtggtgaagcagAGCTTAGCTCATGTCCATGGACTCGGcgctgggcagggcagcagagtcCTTCTGAATGCTCTCAAAAAGCGAGATCATCTCAGGGCTGGCTCTGATCTGGGAGGAGAACTCTGCCATAGCTGGGCTTTTCTCCACCTCAGGGATGGTCAGGAgggcagccactgccctcatggCAGATCGCTTCAGCTCATCCTGCTTCTCAAACTCCTGCTTCACAGAGCCAGCTTTCACCTGCAAAGCCAAGGCACTGCTTCAGCTGGCAGTTAGGACAGACAGGGAGGTCGCAAGGAGTAGGACACCGGTGGAGATGGGGACAGGCAGGTGGCTTCCCAGCTGAGAAGTCCTGCTCAGCAGTGGATGGAGAAGGTGACCAGCAGAGGTGGCTTTGGGGCAGACCCCACCCAGGGcccttgcccagtgcctgccctcaCCTttgtggagcaggttgcccgcAGGGGCTCGATCAGCCGCTCGAGCCGCTGCAGCACGGCATGGGGACACAGCGTGGACAGCCGGGCCAGCATGATGAAGGTCAGCATCTAGACAGGGAAACAGGGGTCACTGCACCCTACCAGGGGTGCCCCCAGGCAGGACCCTCCCTGCTACAGCAAGTGAGGCACTGTGCTCTGGTAGGGAGGTTCTTGCAGTGAGAGCTTTGGTCACATCAGAACATCTGGGTCCTGCTCctgtcagcactgcccagggctgAGTGGAGGCAAGGCAGCTGATGGATGAGGCCATCAACATGGCAGTGCTAAGGTTATTTTAATCCAGTGTCACTGGCCCCACTGAGGCTGAAAGCAGGACCTCATTTTAGACTTCGGTGCATCACCAGCAACACCAAGGGCTGTGTCCAATGCCTGCATGCTCAAACCAGAGCCAAACaatggcagggcagaggctgcagaaaacAGCACCGTGGCATCACAGAACCTTTTAAGGtgatgctgccctgcagcagttAAGGCACAGCACCCACCCGGATATCATAGTGATCCTTCAGCCCATCCTCCACGTGGTCCAGGTACTCGTAGATGTCCAGCCggtccaggcagctctccagcagtgtGTACATGCACTCGAAAGCAGCTTTCCTCACGTCCAGGCCATCATCCACTGTGTGCTTGAAGGGCCCCATTTCTACCTTAAATGAGAGAAAAGCACAGTAGTCACCTTGGAGCAGGCAGGGTGACAGCTTCAGCTCAccctcagccccagcaggaCTCACCTCCCGGATGAGCTCCCTCCTGACCTTGGTCTCAGcgtacaggctgggcagggctgagcccagcagctcccGGATCAAAGAGGGCTTGTTGTGAGCAGCAGAATTGAACATGGCCAGGGCCACACGGCGCACGTTCAGGTCTGGATCCTGAAGGGTCTTCAGGAAATCCCCTGTGGGATAAGGACATCCttgtcagagctgctgctcaggagctCATCAGATGGAGCTCAAGGATCCTGGTTATGGAAGGACCTCTGGTAAAGTCACTCCAGGGGCAGAGTCCAGCAGACACTGGAGATgctttccctcctttcagctGGCACACAGGGAGCGGAAGCAGCCCACCTCTCCTGGCTTTGGGCAGAAAACCAACCCACACAATTCACCTCATCCTGAAGCCCAGCCAGAAGCTTTAGTACTCAAGGaagctgggtttgttttcctctggcACAGACCTCATCTGCTCAGACTTCTCTGAAGCAGAAGGCCCAGTTTTACACAACACAGCTGAGGCGTGGCCTGCCCTTTTCATGTAGCTGGTGTTGGCCAAGATGCTTGTCAGAGGATGCTTGAATCATCATTTTCAAGGCTTACGCTCCCTAAACTGACACCCACAGAACATGTCCAAGAGCAAGGTGTGGGAGCATTCAGCAAGGACTTGGCCCACGGTGGTGCTGCTACGTCCCCAGAGCGGCACAGGTGACAGCCAGCTGGGTAAGCCTCCCATAGGTGTGGAAATCCCAGAGctgtcctcagccctgctgctggtacCTATGCAGCCCTTCAGGAGCGCATCGATGGGCTGGGGCTGGTCTGCGATGGTGAACTTGACGGCGGTAACCACAGTGCTGCGAGCATGcggggagcctgcagggtggcaAGAGAGGGAAAGGTCACCAGGCAAAAGCAccgccccagctctgctgtgcatgTCCTgctccagaccacactgcaCCAGGGCTGGGGTCTTCACAGCCTCCTCGTTTAGCCCTGCTCCTACACCCTTCTGCCCTCGGGCATACCAGCACCCCTCTGCTGGCCCCTTGCAGtgccccctccttttcctctcggCCCTGCAGCTGAGGCGGGCAGCGCCCTGCCCCTCACCTGaggccagctgctcctgcagccggggcagcagctgggcagggttCACCAGCgtcagcctgcccaggcactCAGCCACCACACTGCGCGTCCCCTCCTCGGCGCACTCGCAGTGCCTGAAGAGCAGAGCCCAGACGTCCTCCACGTAGGGTGCGAGGGCGGCGGGCGGGCAGGAACCGAGCAGCTCCCGGAGCGAGGTCAGCAGCAGGTACTGGCGGCGGGGCTGGCTGCCgatctcctgcagcaggaagggcaggaactgctgcaggctgcccacgcCGATGCTCCCCAGCGCGTAGGACGCCGCCGACTTCTCCTCCTCGCTGGGGGAGCCGAAAGCCTCCAGGATGACAGCCTGGAGCTCTCCCTGAGCGCCCAGGTCGGCGCCGcgacccagctctgccaggcagaggaaggcCAGCACCCTgacggcagagctgctcccgGGGCTCCGTGCGTCCTGCAGGAACCGGCTCACGGCGCCGGGGGCCTCCTTCGGGCAGGCCGAGCAGAGGGCAGCCACACACTTGGCCACGGAGCGGAAGGTCTGCTTGTGCGCGGCCGGCAGCGGCCCCGCCGCGCTGCAAGAGTAGATGGGCTCCGTCAGCTGCCGCATCAGCCCCGGACAGCCCACGGCCGCCGTCTGCGCCGCCACCAGGGCCTGCAAGAAGTCCGTGATGGCGCCCAGCGCTGCTCCTTGAAGCAGAGGTGAATGGACGAGCTGCAAGACCTCGGCCAGAATGGGACCGCTGAccttggagaggcaggaggggTACACCTTGGCCAGAGtggtgaggaagaggatggcCAACTGGGACACGTGCATGTCGCTCTCGGTGATCAAGGCGGGCAGCTCCGCCAGCACGGCCTCGACCATGCCAGGCTTGAGGCTGTCGCTGTAGTTGCCGACCAGTACGTCCAGGGCGGTCAGAGTGCTCAGCCTCAGGGCACGCTGGCTCTTGCGCAAGAAGGAGGCCAGGATGGGGAACCCTTCCCCCAGCACGGGCCTCAGGTCGATTTTCAGCGGGGAGCCAGCAACCAAGGTCAAGGCTTTGACTGCGGCCAGCCTGGTGATCTCGTTCTTGAGCCTCTCCAGGAAGATCTGCAGGGTCGGCTGGAGGTGGGTGCTCAGGTGGTCTCCCAGGTGGCAGATGGTCTGTGCCATGCAGGAGATGGCACGCTCCTTCACCTCCTGGTCGATGTCGGCTGCCTGCAGCCGCTTCAGAGTGGCGGGGAAAAGGTCCCTCACGTAGGGCTTGGCATCAAACGTGCAGGGCTTGTCCAGGGGCCTGAGGACTTTCACCAGCTGCTGAGCGACCAGCAGGGcttcagaggtgatcttataaAAGGGGTCTCCAATGCAGGCCACGACCAGAGGCAGGAGGCTTTTGATATGAGGGTGGAACACCTCTGGCtggtgggtgcagaggaggacatGCAGAAAAGCCAAGGTGTCAATCCGCATGTTGGAGGAGCTGGATTTGTCggccagggagaaaacaacTCCTGccagaggagacagcagtgaCTGCCCATTTCAGCGCGGGCCTCACACCCACGGGAACAGGcgtcctgcctgcctctgcactCGCAGGGGCCCTGCCAGCAGAGGGGATCCTCTGGCAGGAAAgcttggaggagagggaggtggGGCAAATGT
This genomic interval carries:
- the RPL32 gene encoding large ribosomal subunit protein eL32 yields the protein MPALRPLVKPKIVKKRTKKFIRHQSDRYVKIKRNWRKPRGIDNRVRRRFKGQILMPNIGYGSNKKTKHMLPTGFRKFLVHNVKELEVLMMSNKSFCAEIAHNVSSKNRKVIVERAAQLAIKVTNPNARLRSEENE
- the LOC135182258 gene encoding cullin-associated NEDD8-dissociated protein 1-like; translated protein: MASGSYHISSLLEKMTSSDKDFRFMATNDLMVELQKDSIKLDEDSEKKVVKMLLKLLEDKNGEVQNLAVKCLGPLVGKVKEYQVETVVDTLCTNMLSDKEQLRDICSIGLKTVIAELPPAAAGSSVTANVCKKITAQLTGAIGKQEDVSVQLEALDILSDMLSRLGATLCSFHSSILSCLLPQLTSPRLAVRKRAIIALGHLVLTCSGNIFSELTEHLLAEMKRNESTSTTRTYIQCVAGISRQAGHRIGEHLEKIVPLIVQYCSVEDDELREFCFQAFESFVRRCPKEIDPHIPTVMELCLKYITFDPNYNYDNEEEEDTMDTESGEGEEQESEEEYSDDDDVSWKVRRAAAKCLEAIVSSRHDLLQDFYKTLSPVLISRFKEREENVKADIFSTYISLLKQTLPAQSWLHAADASGKDEVPLRMLQNQVPRIVKALHKQFKEKSIKSRQGCFSLLTELANVLPGCLAEHIPLLIPGVVFSLADKSSSSNMRIDTLAFLHVLLCTHQPEVFHPHIKSLLPLVVACIGDPFYKITSEALLVAQQLVKVLRPLDKPCTFDAKPYVRDLFPATLKRLQAADIDQEVKERAISCMAQTICHLGDHLSTHLQPTLQIFLERLKNEITRLAAVKALTLVAGSPLKIDLRPVLGEGFPILASFLRKSQRALRLSTLTALDVLVGNYSDSLKPGMVEAVLAELPALITESDMHVSQLAILFLTTLAKVYPSCLSKVSGPILAEVLQLVHSPLLQGAALGAITDFLQALVAAQTAAVGCPGLMRQLTEPIYSCSAAGPLPAAHKQTFRSVAKCVAALCSACPKEAPGAVSRFLQDARSPGSSSAVRVLAFLCLAELGRGADLGAQGELQAVILEAFGSPSEEEKSAASYALGSIGVGSLQQFLPFLLQEIGSQPRRQYLLLTSLRELLGSCPPAALAPYVEDVWALLFRHCECAEEGTRSVVAECLGRLTLVNPAQLLPRLQEQLASGSPHARSTVVTAVKFTIADQPQPIDALLKGCIGDFLKTLQDPDLNVRRVALAMFNSAAHNKPSLIRELLGSALPSLYAETKVRRELIREVEMGPFKHTVDDGLDVRKAAFECMYTLLESCLDRLDIYEYLDHVEDGLKDHYDIRMLTFIMLARLSTLCPHAVLQRLERLIEPLRATCSTKVKAGSVKQEFEKQDELKRSAMRAVAALLTIPEVEKSPAMAEFSSQIRASPEMISLFESIQKDSAALPSAESMDMS